The following coding sequences are from one Leptolyngbya sp. NIES-3755 window:
- a CDS encoding hypothetical protein (similar to AA sequence:cyanobase_aa:LBDG_03440): MVESRLIKGQLVELPQYRVRESIKAKHVSLKMTVQGGLEVIIPRGFDQSRIPEILQTKQSWIERTIDRLEAQRQQFETSPALPEQLALRAINQLWEIEYQPTGFSRVTLTEKGKSKLILRGNTNNEELCRALLQEWLTHKAYQRLVPWLWSISQELDLPFHKASIRGQKTLWASCSQQCNISLNYKLLFLPPELVRYVFVHELCHTVHLNHSARFWALVEEKDPTYKAIDKELRKSSHYVPGWLEMPGLKD; this comes from the coding sequence ATGGTTGAATCAAGACTGATTAAGGGTCAGCTTGTAGAACTCCCTCAGTATCGAGTTCGCGAAAGCATTAAAGCAAAACACGTCAGCCTCAAAATGACGGTTCAGGGCGGCTTAGAAGTCATTATCCCACGCGGATTTGACCAGAGCCGAATCCCTGAGATTTTGCAGACCAAACAAAGCTGGATTGAGCGAACGATCGACAGATTAGAAGCACAGCGACAACAGTTCGAGACTTCCCCCGCGTTGCCTGAACAGTTAGCGTTGAGAGCGATCAATCAACTGTGGGAAATCGAGTACCAACCGACCGGATTTTCCAGAGTGACGCTGACCGAGAAAGGCAAGTCAAAACTGATTCTACGTGGCAATACGAACAATGAAGAACTTTGTCGCGCTCTTCTTCAGGAATGGTTAACTCATAAAGCTTATCAGCGACTCGTTCCCTGGCTCTGGTCCATCAGTCAGGAGTTAGATTTACCGTTTCATAAAGCTTCGATTCGGGGACAAAAGACGCTTTGGGCAAGCTGTTCACAGCAGTGCAATATCAGCCTCAACTATAAATTGTTGTTTCTGCCACCCGAACTCGTGCGCTATGTCTTTGTGCATGAACTATGTCATACGGTACATCTCAACCACTCGGCGCGGTTCTGGGCGCTGGTTGAAGAGAAAGATCCAACTTATAAAGCGATCGACAAAGAGCTTCGCAAATCAAGTCACTATGTCCCCGGATGGCTGGAAATGCCGGGTTTGAAAGACTAA
- a CDS encoding hypothetical protein (hypothetical protein MC7420_5097;~similar to AA sequence:cyanobase_aa:LBDG_09410), translated as MTQNFWQKSLSALTIAALSAPILMPAAMAQTGSLTGQSRCAKQATAIFAQRSAASPVVRTLTENQPVTLAENTAEGGFIAVSAPVRGFIQTVTLRLCPTSGNPTPTPTPNPTATCRRVTQSQGLIVRQGGNVSSPVVGSVANNTQVFLTTNPATTSIDSTGRIWVRIAKPVAGWISNGFQNTPGTNLVNCQ; from the coding sequence ATGACACAAAATTTCTGGCAAAAATCCTTATCCGCTTTGACGATCGCGGCTCTATCGGCTCCGATCCTCATGCCTGCTGCAATGGCACAAACCGGATCGCTCACTGGACAATCGCGCTGTGCCAAGCAAGCCACGGCGATTTTTGCTCAGCGATCGGCAGCCAGTCCAGTGGTTCGGACGCTCACCGAGAATCAGCCTGTCACATTGGCAGAAAACACCGCAGAAGGTGGATTTATCGCGGTGAGTGCACCTGTCCGAGGCTTTATCCAAACCGTGACGCTGAGACTCTGCCCCACCAGTGGCAATCCGACTCCGACTCCGACCCCGAATCCAACTGCGACCTGCCGCCGAGTCACTCAAAGCCAGGGTCTGATCGTGCGTCAAGGCGGGAATGTCTCTTCTCCGGTGGTGGGCAGTGTGGCAAACAATACGCAAGTATTCTTAACCACGAATCCTGCCACCACGAGCATCGATTCAACCGGTCGGATCTGGGTGAGAATTGCGAAACCTGTAGCGGGCTGGATCTCGAACGGCTTCCAAAATACACCTGGAACGAACCTGGTGAATTGTCAGTAA
- a CDS encoding hypothetical protein (similar to AA sequence:cyanobase_aa:LBDG_03430) produces MTEPAERLPKPTDDSPPKKQKVVDPNDLVYSGGYQGDPREIVENPAVTPQMLNEPGDLRADEMDED; encoded by the coding sequence ATGACAGAGCCAGCAGAACGTTTACCGAAACCAACCGATGATTCACCGCCTAAGAAACAAAAGGTGGTTGATCCGAATGATTTAGTTTACAGCGGTGGATATCAAGGCGATCCAAGAGAGATTGTCGAGAATCCAGCGGTGACTCCTCAAATGTTGAATGAGCCTGGGGACTTAAGAGCCGACGAGATGGACGAGGACTAG
- a CDS encoding ribosomal protein L9 (similar to AA sequence:cyanobase_aa:LBDG_03460), translating to MAKRIQLVLTQNVSKLGRIGDLVEVAPGYARNYLVPQGKATTVNPGILKQVARRRELEEQRLAELKQQAVQISAEIETAGGFDIEKQAGENDSIFGTVTNQDVADAIKAKTNQEVDRRSITLPDISKLGEYTAQIKLHPEVTSKVIIRVVAA from the coding sequence ATGGCGAAGCGGATTCAGCTTGTTCTCACGCAGAACGTAAGCAAATTAGGACGCATTGGGGACTTAGTGGAAGTCGCCCCCGGTTATGCAAGAAACTATCTCGTGCCCCAAGGCAAGGCAACCACGGTCAATCCTGGGATTCTCAAACAGGTCGCTCGTCGGCGCGAATTAGAAGAACAACGGTTAGCCGAATTGAAACAGCAAGCGGTTCAGATCTCAGCAGAAATCGAAACGGCTGGCGGATTTGATATCGAGAAACAAGCGGGTGAAAACGATTCGATCTTCGGAACGGTCACAAACCAAGATGTTGCAGATGCAATCAAGGCGAAGACCAATCAAGAAGTCGATCGACGTTCGATCACGCTTCCCGACATCAGCAAACTCGGAGAGTACACGGCGCAAATCAAACTGCACCCCGAAGTCACTTCAAAAGTGATTATTCGAGTCGTTGCAGCTTAG
- a CDS encoding glycosyl transferase (similar to AA sequence:cyanobase_aa:Ava_1115) — MKVALVHDYLTQKGGAERVFEMLCKRYPDADIFTSLYEPEASIDFGDRKVFTTYLQQIPNASRYFKLLAPLYYSAFRALDLRDYDLIISSTTSFAKGVKKRPDAKHICFCHNITRFLWDTKTYLREYTAYRRFLPLLEQVFRAMRKADLAYAQEPDVYIANSQTVAQRIEQIYSKPARVINCPIDSEQFAFSNQKEDFYLASARLVSYKRLDVVVEAFNWLGWNLIVTGDGPERDTLEARAMQNVKFLGHVSDAERKQLMSKSKSVIVMALEDYGLVPIEANASGTPVIAYGEGGVLDTQIPGVTGVFFNSQTPQALHRALLRAKAIEWNYQRIRDHAMNKFSEDAFFSSIEGVIAEVCGTK; from the coding sequence ATGAAAGTTGCCCTTGTCCATGACTATCTGACTCAGAAAGGGGGTGCAGAGCGGGTTTTTGAAATGCTCTGTAAGCGCTACCCAGATGCAGATATCTTCACCTCGCTGTATGAACCGGAAGCCTCGATCGATTTTGGCGATCGGAAGGTGTTTACGACTTATTTACAGCAGATTCCGAACGCTTCTCGCTATTTCAAACTGCTTGCACCGCTTTACTATTCTGCGTTTCGGGCGTTGGACTTGCGCGACTATGACTTGATCATTAGCAGTACGACCAGTTTTGCCAAAGGAGTAAAAAAGCGACCGGACGCGAAGCATATCTGTTTTTGTCACAACATCACAAGATTTTTGTGGGACACCAAAACGTATTTGCGAGAGTACACCGCCTATCGACGATTTTTGCCGCTGTTGGAACAGGTCTTTCGAGCGATGCGAAAGGCAGATCTCGCGTATGCACAAGAACCAGATGTGTACATCGCCAATTCTCAAACGGTGGCGCAGCGGATTGAGCAGATTTACAGCAAGCCTGCACGGGTGATCAATTGCCCGATCGATAGTGAGCAGTTTGCCTTCTCGAATCAGAAAGAGGATTTTTATCTGGCATCGGCTCGATTGGTCAGCTACAAACGATTAGATGTCGTGGTTGAGGCGTTTAACTGGCTCGGTTGGAATTTAATTGTGACCGGAGACGGACCAGAGCGCGATACCCTAGAAGCGCGGGCAATGCAAAACGTAAAATTTTTAGGGCATGTCAGCGATGCGGAACGGAAGCAATTGATGTCGAAATCGAAGTCGGTGATTGTGATGGCACTGGAAGATTACGGATTGGTTCCGATCGAGGCGAATGCCAGCGGCACTCCAGTGATTGCATATGGGGAAGGGGGTGTTCTCGATACCCAAATTCCAGGGGTTACGGGTGTATTCTTTAATTCTCAAACTCCACAAGCGCTGCATCGAGCACTTCTCAGAGCGAAAGCGATCGAATGGAACTATCAAAGAATTCGAGATCATGCGATGAATAAATTCTCTGAGGATGCCTTTTTTAGCTCGATCGAGGGTGTGATTGCTGAAGTTTGTGGGACGAAATGA
- a CDS encoding replicative DNA helicase (similar to AA sequence:cyanobase_aa:Cyan7425_0288) yields MVQDFNFQPVNDRIPPQNLDAEEAILGGILLDPEAITRILDILRSEAFYSSAHQEIYKACVALHQQGSPTDLMSVSTWLNDRGLLDKLGGQSKLVQLVDRTVSAVNIDQYATLVVDKYLRRKLISTGHQISQLGHETAKELEKVLDEAEQKVFSITQVRPNQGLIATADILTKTFAEIEERSAGMALPGLASGFYDLDGKTQGFQRSDLIIVAGRPSMGKCLAHDAELVLADGSIATIEEIYQHRQAELLTLNDNWKFSVTEPSAFIDDGIKPVFRVTTRLGRTVETTLTHPYLTLDGWLPLSSLRVGDRIAVPRIIDIFGKVSVAPSEIDRLIELSTTEIPSIVFQLVRDQLATFLNRLLENGDVLHHEKLARQVQHLLLRFGVVSQLQFSSAAQPVWKLGLIDAKSIEIFGSATHEAQAGSVLCAQRSAVLQDLANSEVYWDEITAIEFVGEKQVYDLTIPKTHNFVANDICVHNTAFCLGLGRNIAAQYKLPVAVFSLEMSKEQIVQRLLASEARIESGRLRSGRIASQDWEPLSNAIGRLSELRIFIDDTPNISVVEMRSRARKLQAEQGGALGMILIDYLQLMEGSGSENRVQELARITRALKGLARELNVPVIALSQLSRSVESRADKRPMMSDLRESGCLTGDTLVTLADTGARVSIADLVGKSGFAVWALNEETLQLERAEVSHAFSTGTKPIFRLTTRSGRSIRATGNHKFLTINGWKRLDELSEKEHLALPRQISSSISQTISDEKLALLGHLIGDGCTLPRHAIQYTTRELDLAEAVSNLATQAFGEALNPRIVKERDWYQVYLSATENLSRNTRNPIAQWLDNLGVFGLRSHEKFIPALVFEQSKSAIALFLRHLWSTDGCIKLVQGQRPRPIAYYASSSKQLAQGVQSLLLRFEINARLKRLPQVGKGRDQYHVTITGKSDMERFISEIGAVGQYKQQCLSVIKEYLSVRVANTNRDVVPHAIWSLYALPAMQQVGLTHRQMQAGLGIEYCGTGLHRQNLSRERTARLAEVVKSDRLYQFAESHVYWDEIVSIVPDGVEEVFDLTVPGLHNFVADDIIVHNSIEQDADLVMMLYRDEYYNEDTPDRGIAEVLITKHRNGPTGTIKLLFEPQFTRFLNLASPNRFDS; encoded by the coding sequence ATGGTTCAAGACTTCAATTTCCAACCGGTTAACGATCGCATTCCCCCTCAGAATCTCGATGCTGAAGAGGCAATTTTAGGCGGAATTCTGCTCGATCCCGAAGCGATTACGCGGATTCTCGATATTCTACGCTCCGAAGCGTTCTACAGCAGCGCTCACCAAGAGATCTACAAAGCCTGTGTTGCCCTTCATCAGCAGGGATCTCCAACCGATTTAATGAGCGTTTCAACTTGGTTAAACGATCGCGGTTTGCTCGACAAATTAGGCGGACAGTCGAAACTGGTGCAACTCGTCGATCGAACTGTAAGCGCGGTCAACATTGATCAATATGCGACTCTGGTTGTTGATAAGTACTTGCGGCGGAAGTTAATCAGCACTGGACATCAGATTTCACAGCTTGGACATGAAACGGCAAAAGAATTAGAGAAGGTTCTGGACGAAGCTGAACAGAAAGTCTTTAGTATTACGCAAGTTCGACCGAATCAAGGCTTGATTGCAACAGCGGATATTTTGACCAAGACCTTTGCTGAGATCGAAGAGCGATCGGCAGGAATGGCATTACCCGGATTAGCTTCGGGCTTTTATGATTTGGATGGCAAAACTCAGGGATTTCAGCGATCGGATTTGATCATCGTGGCGGGTCGTCCGTCAATGGGAAAATGCCTCGCTCACGATGCAGAACTTGTATTAGCAGACGGCTCGATCGCGACAATCGAAGAAATTTACCAACATCGCCAAGCGGAATTACTAACGCTCAACGATAACTGGAAATTCTCTGTAACCGAGCCTTCCGCCTTTATCGATGACGGCATTAAGCCCGTTTTCCGAGTTACAACTCGCCTGGGCAGAACAGTCGAAACCACACTAACGCATCCTTATTTGACGCTTGATGGATGGTTGCCTTTGTCCTCATTGCGAGTGGGCGATCGTATTGCTGTTCCTCGAATCATTGACATTTTCGGAAAAGTTTCAGTTGCGCCAAGTGAGATCGATCGACTTATTGAACTGAGTACGACAGAAATTCCATCGATCGTATTCCAGCTTGTTCGTGATCAATTAGCAACTTTCCTGAATCGACTACTTGAAAACGGTGATGTTCTACATCACGAAAAGTTAGCGCGTCAAGTTCAACATCTACTCCTGAGATTTGGAGTCGTTAGTCAGCTTCAATTCAGTTCTGCCGCTCAGCCAGTTTGGAAACTTGGTCTGATTGATGCAAAGTCGATCGAGATTTTCGGTTCAGCAACTCATGAGGCACAAGCTGGCTCAGTCTTATGTGCCCAACGTTCAGCAGTTCTTCAGGATTTGGCAAATAGTGAAGTCTACTGGGATGAAATTACTGCGATCGAGTTCGTAGGCGAAAAACAAGTTTACGATCTGACCATTCCCAAGACTCATAACTTTGTTGCGAATGACATTTGTGTGCACAACACGGCGTTCTGTCTGGGTTTGGGGCGAAATATTGCAGCACAATACAAGCTTCCAGTCGCAGTATTTAGTTTAGAAATGTCGAAAGAGCAGATTGTTCAGCGATTGCTGGCGAGTGAAGCTCGGATCGAGAGTGGAAGATTACGATCGGGTAGAATTGCCTCTCAGGATTGGGAGCCGTTGAGTAATGCGATCGGCAGATTGTCAGAACTGAGAATCTTTATTGACGATACGCCGAATATTAGTGTTGTGGAAATGCGATCGCGTGCCCGCAAACTACAAGCCGAACAAGGCGGCGCACTCGGCATGATTTTGATCGACTACCTGCAACTCATGGAAGGCAGCGGTAGTGAAAATCGAGTTCAAGAACTTGCAAGAATTACTCGTGCATTGAAGGGGCTTGCCCGTGAATTGAATGTGCCTGTGATTGCCCTCTCTCAATTGAGCCGAAGCGTAGAATCCCGTGCTGATAAACGTCCGATGATGTCTGATTTGCGCGAATCGGGCTGTTTGACTGGAGATACGCTGGTGACATTGGCGGACACAGGAGCACGAGTCTCGATCGCGGATCTTGTCGGAAAATCTGGCTTCGCAGTTTGGGCATTGAACGAAGAAACGTTACAGCTAGAACGAGCAGAAGTCAGTCATGCGTTTTCCACTGGAACGAAACCTATTTTTAGATTGACCACTCGTAGCGGTCGATCGATTCGCGCAACCGGAAATCACAAGTTTCTAACGATTAACGGGTGGAAACGACTCGATGAACTGAGCGAAAAAGAACATCTTGCACTGCCCCGTCAGATTTCTAGTTCAATTTCGCAAACTATCAGCGATGAAAAACTTGCGCTGTTAGGGCATCTCATTGGCGATGGTTGTACGTTGCCACGCCATGCCATTCAGTACACAACCAGAGAGTTAGACTTAGCTGAAGCTGTTTCTAATCTGGCGACTCAAGCATTCGGTGAGGCACTTAATCCTCGAATTGTGAAAGAACGAGATTGGTATCAAGTGTATTTGAGTGCCACCGAAAACCTGAGCCGAAATACTCGCAATCCAATCGCACAATGGTTGGATAACTTAGGCGTGTTTGGACTGCGATCGCATGAGAAATTTATTCCAGCGCTGGTCTTTGAACAATCGAAATCCGCGATCGCGCTCTTCTTGCGGCATTTGTGGAGTACTGACGGCTGCATTAAATTAGTTCAAGGTCAGCGACCTCGCCCGATCGCGTACTATGCCAGCAGCAGTAAACAACTCGCTCAAGGCGTTCAGTCTCTCCTACTGCGATTCGAGATTAATGCTCGTCTAAAACGACTGCCTCAAGTTGGAAAAGGACGAGATCAATATCACGTCACGATCACAGGTAAATCCGATATGGAACGATTTATCTCTGAAATTGGTGCAGTTGGACAATATAAACAGCAATGCTTGAGCGTGATTAAGGAGTATTTGAGCGTTCGAGTTGCGAATACAAATCGTGATGTCGTTCCTCATGCGATTTGGTCACTCTACGCGCTTCCTGCAATGCAACAGGTTGGTTTAACTCACCGTCAAATGCAGGCAGGACTTGGGATTGAGTACTGTGGTACGGGATTGCATCGTCAAAACTTGAGCCGTGAACGGACAGCACGATTGGCAGAGGTTGTGAAATCCGATCGGCTTTATCAGTTCGCGGAAAGCCACGTCTATTGGGATGAAATTGTGTCGATCGTTCCAGATGGAGTGGAAGAAGTGTTTGATCTTACCGTTCCTGGACTGCATAATTTTGTGGCGGATGACATCATCGTTCACAACAGCATCGAGCAAGACGCTGACCTCGTAATGATGCTTTATCGCGACGAATATTATAACGAAGATACACCCGATCGAGGAATTGCCGAAGTCCTCATCACCAAACATCGAAACGGACCCACTGGAACAATTAAATTGTTGTTCGAGCCGCAATTTACAAGATTCTTAAATCTCGCGTCGCCCAACCGTTTCGACTCTTAG
- a CDS encoding McnA (similar to AA sequence:cyanobase_aa:LBDG_03470) has product MQSLTALDSFTQVSVQFPLSWQQQGLWFLYQLDPDSPAYNIYHTIRIEGVLDVGAWKQAWDQAFQAHSILRSHYVEANGQPFRVVQSGKIPLQYIQATDWSEETLETQIFAETTKLFHLETEPAIRVSLFQRSDQEFIQVITLHHIAGDMWTFDLLIRDWGRFYQGKSVESRTRSAVQATTYADYVNWQSEMLSCDRGKELIDFWNQQLAGELSELDLPGQSSSQTTSETQSFLLPAHLIESLKSQGYSLYRVLLTAFLVLLYRYTGESDLAIGTAMAGRWGTDSFQDVIGYFSNMVPLRVPMQAELEFGTLLERVDRIVREVQAHQDLPLQELVKQKKTSRLFSVTFTWQKHRWITQSFGELTLTPYLLEHQGGATFDLDLQVVEAGDRFNLVWQYNAERFDSDLITRMAQQFETLLESVVCTPQERISHLSILPAEQQSQLLVEWNDTAQSIPSSCVHELISAQAARTPNAIAVQFDQEQITYQELEARSHQLARFLQSKGVQPDDLVGICMARSIDFIVGILGILKAGGAFVPLDPTYPKERLELLMSDAQVTVLLTNLDEVESFSAAPVQSNVKNNNLAYVIYTSGSTGKPKGVMIEHQSMVNHNLAVIREYELEECDRVLQASALSFDIAIEEIFPTLICGATLVLRSPDCLMSTRQFLQFVEAYQITVLNLPTALWHQIVYGLTELDLVLPSAVRLVVVGGEKASRSTYLTWFERVGNYPRWLNTYGPTEATVIATVYDPIRSGFDQGELSIGSAIDNVQTYVLDAQMQPVPIGVAGELYIGGLGVARGYLRRPEQTQEKFIEHQFPGLPPQRLYRTGDLVRYRQDGKLEYLGRNDDQVKIRGFRIELGEIEFALNQHSAVKDSIVLAQSQRLIAYIVAQQSIEPEELQRFLKQSMPNYMVPSAIVELTAFPLTANGKVDRKALLEIAPTTSTRTISLPQTSIEHQLVRIWQDVLKVEPISVEDDFFELGGHSLLMLQLAAKMEQALGKPIPMAMLYQVPTIRQLSQVLEDERADFSSALIQFQAGDLSRSPLFCIPGATGTFRFCEGLRAHLDSEQPIYGIQELSIDSSTTLEMMADHAVREMRQFQPEGPYYLMGYSMGAAVAYEIAQQLHAQGQEVALLALIAPGNLMAIPEQFTIFQKLPVVRNFRLLLELLTRWNAFGVECRSVKWFDRTILFFKKVIWSLKLIVRMILFSAIDPLTGSTDPYWRHGRIVGRYYPRTSAFPVQLFICEEEAKPSEMWVSWRTLAEDKLTVHILPGTHLSCVDKSAMKILIQKIAHLFPIESGRFPVE; this is encoded by the coding sequence ATGCAAAGTTTGACAGCACTTGATTCATTCACCCAAGTTTCAGTTCAATTTCCGCTTTCTTGGCAGCAACAAGGGTTATGGTTTCTTTATCAGCTTGATCCAGACAGTCCAGCTTACAACATCTATCACACGATTCGGATTGAAGGTGTGTTGGATGTGGGAGCTTGGAAGCAGGCTTGGGATCAAGCGTTTCAGGCACATTCGATCCTGCGATCGCACTATGTTGAGGCGAATGGGCAACCGTTTCGAGTCGTTCAATCTGGCAAGATTCCACTGCAATACATTCAAGCCACAGATTGGAGTGAGGAAACTTTAGAAACTCAGATTTTTGCTGAGACGACGAAACTGTTTCACTTAGAGACGGAACCTGCAATCCGAGTGAGCTTGTTTCAGCGGAGTGATCAGGAGTTCATTCAAGTGATTACTTTGCATCATATTGCCGGGGATATGTGGACGTTTGATCTGCTGATTCGGGATTGGGGACGGTTCTATCAAGGGAAATCTGTGGAATCGCGAACGCGAAGCGCGGTGCAAGCAACGACTTATGCCGATTATGTGAATTGGCAGAGTGAGATGCTGAGTTGCGATCGCGGAAAAGAGTTGATCGATTTCTGGAATCAGCAACTAGCAGGTGAACTTTCAGAGCTTGATTTGCCGGGTCAGTCTTCTTCTCAAACAACAAGTGAGACACAATCTTTCCTACTGCCCGCTCATTTGATTGAGTCACTAAAATCACAGGGTTATAGTCTCTATCGTGTTCTACTCACAGCGTTTTTGGTGTTGCTGTATCGCTATACGGGTGAGAGTGATTTAGCGATCGGGACTGCAATGGCGGGACGTTGGGGAACGGATTCGTTTCAGGATGTGATTGGCTATTTCTCGAATATGGTTCCTTTGCGAGTTCCGATGCAGGCAGAACTTGAATTTGGAACACTTTTGGAGCGAGTCGATCGTATTGTTCGTGAAGTACAAGCGCATCAAGATCTGCCACTCCAAGAATTAGTCAAACAGAAGAAAACGAGTCGTCTATTTTCGGTTACGTTTACTTGGCAAAAACATCGTTGGATCACGCAATCATTTGGGGAACTTACACTCACACCTTATTTGCTCGAACATCAAGGTGGAGCAACATTCGATCTAGATTTGCAAGTGGTAGAAGCGGGCGATCGATTCAATTTGGTCTGGCAATACAATGCAGAGCGATTTGACAGTGACCTGATCACGCGCATGGCTCAACAGTTTGAGACTTTACTGGAGAGTGTTGTTTGTACTCCTCAAGAACGAATTTCGCATCTCTCAATTTTGCCAGCAGAACAGCAATCTCAATTATTGGTTGAGTGGAATGATACGGCTCAATCGATTCCTTCAAGCTGTGTGCATGAATTGATTTCGGCTCAAGCTGCGAGAACACCGAATGCGATCGCGGTTCAATTCGATCAAGAACAAATTACCTATCAAGAATTAGAAGCGCGATCGCATCAACTGGCACGATTCTTACAATCAAAAGGAGTTCAGCCTGATGATCTAGTCGGGATTTGCATGGCTCGATCGATTGATTTTATTGTTGGCATTCTCGGTATTTTGAAAGCTGGTGGCGCGTTCGTTCCGCTTGATCCGACCTATCCAAAAGAGCGACTTGAATTGCTGATGTCGGATGCTCAGGTGACAGTGTTACTAACGAATTTAGATGAGGTTGAATCTTTTAGTGCTGCACCCGTTCAGAGCAATGTGAAAAACAACAATCTTGCTTATGTCATTTACACGTCCGGTTCGACTGGAAAACCGAAGGGCGTAATGATTGAGCATCAGAGCATGGTGAATCACAATCTTGCCGTAATTCGGGAATATGAATTAGAGGAATGCGATCGCGTTTTGCAAGCTTCGGCACTGAGCTTTGATATTGCGATCGAAGAAATCTTCCCAACTCTGATCTGCGGTGCAACTCTAGTACTCCGTTCTCCAGATTGTTTGATGTCTACTCGACAGTTTTTACAATTTGTTGAAGCTTATCAAATTACTGTGCTGAATCTTCCGACTGCACTCTGGCATCAGATTGTTTATGGACTGACAGAATTAGATTTGGTCTTACCTTCAGCCGTTCGATTAGTCGTTGTGGGTGGGGAAAAAGCTTCTCGATCGACGTATCTCACCTGGTTCGAGCGAGTCGGGAACTATCCACGCTGGCTGAATACTTATGGACCGACAGAAGCGACGGTGATTGCGACTGTGTATGATCCAATTCGATCGGGATTTGATCAAGGAGAACTCTCGATCGGAAGTGCGATCGATAATGTTCAAACCTATGTTCTCGATGCACAGATGCAGCCTGTTCCAATTGGAGTGGCTGGAGAACTCTACATTGGTGGATTGGGAGTCGCAAGAGGCTATCTACGCCGCCCAGAACAAACTCAAGAGAAATTCATTGAGCATCAGTTTCCAGGATTGCCACCTCAAAGACTGTACCGAACTGGCGATCTAGTACGCTATCGGCAAGATGGCAAGCTTGAATATTTGGGCAGAAATGACGATCAAGTGAAGATTCGCGGCTTTCGGATTGAGCTTGGAGAAATCGAATTCGCACTCAATCAACATTCAGCCGTCAAAGATTCGATCGTGCTTGCACAGTCACAACGATTGATCGCGTACATTGTGGCTCAACAATCGATTGAACCAGAGGAACTTCAGCGGTTTCTGAAACAATCGATGCCAAACTACATGGTTCCGAGTGCGATCGTTGAACTTACAGCATTTCCTTTGACAGCGAATGGAAAGGTCGATCGTAAAGCACTGTTAGAGATTGCTCCTACGACTTCTACGAGAACAATTTCGCTTCCGCAAACCTCGATCGAACATCAGCTTGTCCGAATCTGGCAAGACGTTCTCAAAGTTGAGCCAATTAGCGTAGAGGATGACTTTTTTGAACTCGGCGGACATTCACTGTTAATGCTGCAATTAGCCGCAAAGATGGAGCAAGCTTTAGGCAAACCAATTCCGATGGCGATGCTCTATCAAGTTCCAACGATTCGACAATTGAGCCAAGTCCTTGAAGATGAACGAGCCGATTTTTCGTCTGCACTGATTCAATTTCAAGCAGGAGATTTGAGTCGATCGCCACTTTTCTGCATTCCTGGCGCGACTGGAACCTTTCGATTTTGTGAGGGGTTACGTGCTCATCTTGATTCAGAGCAACCGATTTATGGAATTCAAGAGTTATCGATCGATTCTAGTACCACGCTGGAAATGATGGCAGATCACGCCGTTCGAGAAATGCGCCAGTTCCAACCAGAAGGACCGTATTATCTGATGGGCTATTCGATGGGGGCTGCGGTCGCGTATGAAATTGCTCAACAGCTTCACGCTCAAGGACAAGAAGTCGCACTACTCGCATTAATCGCACCTGGGAATTTGATGGCGATTCCAGAACAATTCACCATCTTTCAGAAATTACCTGTCGTGCGAAACTTTCGATTGTTGCTGGAATTGTTGACGCGCTGGAATGCGTTTGGTGTGGAATGTCGATCGGTGAAATGGTTCGATCGTACAATCTTATTCTTCAAAAAAGTAATCTGGAGCCTCAAATTAATCGTGCGAATGATTCTATTTAGCGCGATCGATCCACTCACAGGCAGCACTGATCCTTATTGGCGGCATGGTCGAATTGTTGGTCGCTATTATCCACGCACAAGTGCCTTTCCAGTGCAATTATTCATTTGCGAAGAGGAAGCAAAACCTTCAGAAATGTGGGTCAGTTGGCGCACCTTAGCAGAAGATAAATTAACCGTTCACATTCTCCCAGGAACCCATCTCTCTTGTGTCGATAAATCAGCGATGAAAATCTTAATCCAAAAAATCGCTCATCTCTTTCCAATCGAATCGGGTCGCTTTCCGGTAGAATAG